From the Limanda limanda chromosome 7, fLimLim1.1, whole genome shotgun sequence genome, the window AAATCAAAGGTTTCTATTTTATCATTTCCTTTTTAACGTTGTGCGTAAAAGCGCAGATTCTCTCTGAAGGGTTTTAATCCCCTTTCACGTCCACAGCAACGTGTTTGAAATCATCTGTTTTAAATAAGAGCAATTATTCGTGTCACTTTAGTTTCCTTAATTTTGAAAAGCggtgaaatgtttgtttggaaATGAAGCAAACCGGGTCCAAGCATagatatgtgtttttaattataaagACATATAAACAATATATGAAATCCATGTTGCAACACAACCGAAACGCTTCTTCAGGTCTGCAGGTTGTAAACTGTTTACAAACCGTTAGTATAGCCGGGTTGTtgcaatttgatttttttcccccacagtTGTACAATACAATCATGTGAAATGTGCAATAacttaaataacaaataataataataaaaaaaccttGTTAACACGTCGATTCAGAAAATATATCAGCCAacatgacatttgtttttcttcctcacaTCAGTCCAGGGAAAGTCTTTCAGAATTGCTGGATTAAATTCAGATGTGGAGCTTAGTGCGCATTTCTACGTTTCCTATCGTTGTTATTGGATGTTGCATAGATCACAAATAAGAGCTGATGACAGAACATTACTGAAATTCACCCaaacttataaaaaaaaaaaaaaaaaaactggacatCGGCCTGCAGTGTTTTGTAAAGTACAGCAACTTATCAGGGAGGCCTATAGACAATGGAGCGTCTGTTGAATCCGGATGAAACATCGCAGCGTCTTTTTACTTAACCATAGTTTAAGATTATATGCATTCGACTAAAATGTtctcttctttttaaattattttccacACAGAATGGtttagagagatagagaaagagaaaaaagagagagagatagggggtGCAGTGGACAGGTAAAAAGTTGAAGAAAGAGCGCATAGCCACTTCATTCGACTAAAatgttctcttctttttttaaattattttccacGCAGAATGATTTGAgtgggagatagagagagatagagatggagatagatagagaaagagagagagagatggaggggtgCAGTGGACAGGTAAAAAGTTGGGAGACCAAGAGCGCACATAGCCACTTCAGGGTTTGTCGCTGCAGTGTTTGAAGAGGCCCCCCGGGGTCCCGGAGCCGCTGAACGGGTACACGGCGGCGGCCTGTCCGAAGGGGGTCTGCAGGCCACCGCCGGGGGGCAGGGGCGACGccaggctcccccccccctggttcAGGTAGGACACCAGCCGCCGCATCTCCTCCAGCGCCTGCGCCTGCATGAGGATGTAGTTCTTGGCCAGGAGCAAGGTGGCGATCTTGGAGAGTTTCCTGACGGACGGGCTGTGCGCGTACGGGATGACGGCTCGCAGCCCGTCCAGCGCGTCGTTCAGGTCGTGCATCCTCCTCCGCTCCCGGGCGTTGATGCTCAGCCGCAGGGACCGCTGTTCCTTGGACTTCTTGCCCCCCCCGCCGCCGGACTtctcgtccccccccccggacCGCCGGGCTCCGCCGCCGAGCGAGTCGAAGCCGTCCTCGTCCTCGCTGGTGTGCTCGCCCCCGCTCGTCTCGTTGGTGGTCTTGCCGGTGCTGGTGGTCTTCTGCTGCCCGG encodes:
- the bhlhe23 gene encoding class E basic helix-loop-helix protein 23, yielding MNASDENLLKSISNDALLDLTQRYGQSAFGFGPPHGAAGSPARYPLTPAADFLSGQQKTTSTGKTTNETSGGEHTSEDEDGFDSLGGGARRSGGGDEKSGGGGGKKSKEQRSLRLSINARERRRMHDLNDALDGLRAVIPYAHSPSVRKLSKIATLLLAKNYILMQAQALEEMRRLVSYLNQGGGSLASPLPPGGGLQTPFGQAAAVYPFSGSGTPGGLFKHCSDKP